In Phyllopteryx taeniolatus isolate TA_2022b chromosome 13, UOR_Ptae_1.2, whole genome shotgun sequence, the following are encoded in one genomic region:
- the LOC133487810 gene encoding transmembrane protein 179 isoform X1, producing the protein MRTPCRNPARSRETGNMALDHFIFAQCILYFLAFVFGFIAVVPLSENTEDFGGKCLLFTRGVWQNENITVSKQRFVVEEWGAESSCSFVAFVGIASLILSAVQAWRLLFFLCKGHDDTSFNAFLNLLISSSVVFTVFLSSTMVSVGFNLWCDSITEGGALPSSCEDLQDTDLELGLDNATFYDQFAIAQVNPAVTVLWSQQNLHPASFSPCSLACGPRGSPGWLSPCWPFSRSSTTTDRKTCWTASSMRRIYSSDAPLAAARTSRLASSRKQRMRTNKHTLTL; encoded by the exons ATGCGCACCCCCTGCAGAAACCCTGCGCGCTCGAGGGAGACGGGAAACATGGCCCTCGATCATTTCATTTTCGCTCAAtgcattctttattttttagcctTCGTGTTCGGGTTCATCGCAGTGGTGCCTCTGTCCGAAAACACGGAGGACTTCGGGGGGAAATGTTTGCTGTTCACGCGGGGCGTGTGGCAGAATGAGAACATCACGGTGTCGAAGCAGCGCTTCGTCGTGGAGGAGTGGGGCGCCGAGTCCTCCTGCAGCTTCGTCGCTTTCGTCGGCATAGCCTCGCTCATATTGTCCGCAGTGCAGGCTTGGAGGCTGCTCTTCTTCCTGTGCAAAGGACACGACGA taCGAGCTTTAATGCCTTCCTCAACCTGCTGATCAGCTCCTCGGTGGTCTTCACCGTCTTCCTGTCGAGCACCATGGTCAGTGTGGGCTTCAACCTGTGGTGCGACTCCATCACCGAAGGTGGCGCCTTGCCCAGCAG CTGCGAAGACCTCCAGGACACTGACCTAGAACTGGGCCTGGACAACGCGACTTTCTATGACCAGTTTGCTATAGCTCAGGTAAATCCCGCTGTCACCGTTCTATGGAGCCAACAAAACCTCCATCCCGCGTCATTCTCCCCTTGCAGTTTGGCCTGTGGGCCGCGTGGCTCACCTGGCTGGCTATCGCCGTGCTGGCCTTTCTCAAGGTCTTCCACAACTACAGACAGGAAGACCTGCTGGACAGCCTCATCCATGAGAAGGATCTACTCCTCGGACGCTCCTCTCGCCGCAGCTCGGACCTCAAGACTGGCCTCATCTAGAAAACAAAGAATGCGCacgaacaaacacacactcactctaTAG
- the LOC133487810 gene encoding transmembrane protein 179 isoform X2 translates to MALDHFIFAQCILYFLAFVFGFIAVVPLSENTEDFGGKCLLFTRGVWQNENITVSKQRFVVEEWGAESSCSFVAFVGIASLILSAVQAWRLLFFLCKGHDDTSFNAFLNLLISSSVVFTVFLSSTMVSVGFNLWCDSITEGGALPSSCEDLQDTDLELGLDNATFYDQFAIAQFGLWAAWLTWLAIAVLAFLKVFHNYRQEDLLDSLIHEKDLLLGRSSRRSSDLKTGLI, encoded by the exons ATGGCCCTCGATCATTTCATTTTCGCTCAAtgcattctttattttttagcctTCGTGTTCGGGTTCATCGCAGTGGTGCCTCTGTCCGAAAACACGGAGGACTTCGGGGGGAAATGTTTGCTGTTCACGCGGGGCGTGTGGCAGAATGAGAACATCACGGTGTCGAAGCAGCGCTTCGTCGTGGAGGAGTGGGGCGCCGAGTCCTCCTGCAGCTTCGTCGCTTTCGTCGGCATAGCCTCGCTCATATTGTCCGCAGTGCAGGCTTGGAGGCTGCTCTTCTTCCTGTGCAAAGGACACGACGA taCGAGCTTTAATGCCTTCCTCAACCTGCTGATCAGCTCCTCGGTGGTCTTCACCGTCTTCCTGTCGAGCACCATGGTCAGTGTGGGCTTCAACCTGTGGTGCGACTCCATCACCGAAGGTGGCGCCTTGCCCAGCAG CTGCGAAGACCTCCAGGACACTGACCTAGAACTGGGCCTGGACAACGCGACTTTCTATGACCAGTTTGCTATAGCTCAG TTTGGCCTGTGGGCCGCGTGGCTCACCTGGCTGGCTATCGCCGTGCTGGCCTTTCTCAAGGTCTTCCACAACTACAGACAGGAAGACCTGCTGGACAGCCTCATCCATGAGAAGGATCTACTCCTCGGACGCTCCTCTCGCCGCAGCTCGGACCTCAAGACTGGCCTCATCTAG